A genome region from Cognatishimia activa includes the following:
- a CDS encoding aldo/keto reductase, producing the protein MKRNPLGQTDITVSALSLGTMTFGTQTPKDDAFQQMDMALEAGIDFWDTAEMYPVNPIAAEHTGRSEEFLGDWFEKTGRRNEVVLATKHSGAGLKIWRDGAPISSQTISEAIDGSLKRLKTDHIDLYQFHWPNRGSYMFRQNWTYDPSGQNKAETLAHMEDALEALQKEVDKGRIRAFGLSNESAWGTAQWLRISEDKGLPRVASVQNEYSLMCRMYDTDLAELSVNEDVGLMAFSPLATGYLTGKYRNGAIPKGSRMDINGNLGGRVSDRAPAAVEAYMAVAQKHGLDLVHMSLAWCMQRPFMMSAIFGATSVEQLAHIIAGKDLVLSPEVMKDIDAAHRAHPMPY; encoded by the coding sequence ATGAAACGCAATCCACTTGGACAAACAGATATCACGGTCTCGGCCCTCAGCCTTGGGACCATGACCTTTGGCACGCAGACGCCCAAGGATGACGCCTTCCAGCAGATGGATATGGCGCTGGAGGCGGGGATCGATTTCTGGGACACCGCCGAGATGTATCCGGTCAATCCGATTGCCGCCGAGCACACCGGACGGTCTGAGGAATTTCTTGGTGATTGGTTTGAGAAAACCGGCCGGCGCAATGAGGTGGTGCTGGCAACCAAACACTCGGGCGCAGGTCTTAAGATCTGGCGCGACGGCGCGCCGATCTCGTCGCAAACGATCTCCGAAGCCATCGACGGCTCACTGAAGCGGCTAAAGACAGACCACATCGACCTTTATCAATTCCACTGGCCCAACCGCGGCAGCTATATGTTCCGTCAGAACTGGACTTATGATCCTTCGGGACAGAACAAGGCCGAGACGCTGGCACATATGGAAGACGCGCTCGAAGCCTTGCAGAAAGAGGTCGACAAGGGGCGTATCCGCGCCTTTGGGCTCTCGAACGAAAGCGCCTGGGGCACGGCGCAATGGCTGCGGATCTCTGAGGACAAAGGCCTGCCGCGTGTGGCCAGTGTTCAGAACGAATACTCCTTGATGTGTCGCATGTATGACACTGATCTTGCAGAGCTTTCTGTGAATGAGGACGTGGGATTGATGGCCTTTTCGCCGCTGGCGACAGGCTATTTGACGGGCAAGTACCGCAACGGCGCGATTCCCAAGGGCTCTCGCATGGACATCAATGGCAACCTGGGCGGACGCGTGTCAGATCGCGCGCCGGCGGCTGTAGAGGCCTATATGGCGGTGGCTCAGAAACACGGGCTGGATCTGGTGCATATGTCGCTTGCCTGGTGCATGCAGCGGCCCTTTATGATGTCGGCGATTTTCGGAGCTACTAGTGTCGAACAGCTTGCGCATATCATAGCCGGCAAGGATCTGGTCTTGAGCCCTGAGGTGATGAAGGATATTGACGCCGCACATCGCGCGCACCCAATGCCCTATTAA
- the metG gene encoding methionine--tRNA ligase produces the protein MARHLITSAIPYINGIKHLGNLVGSQLPADLFARYQRARGHEVLFLCATDEHGTPAELAAAKAGKPVAEYCAEMHEVQAKIAEGFRLSFDHFGRSSSEQNQKLTQHFAGQLADNGLIREVSETQIYSNADGRFLPDRYIEGTCPNCGFESARGDQCDNCTKQLDPTDLINPYSTISGSTDLEERETKHLYLRQSEMREKLGEWIDSKHDWPVLTTSIAKKWLNDGDGLQDRGITRDLDWGVPVKKGDEDWPGMEGKVFYVWFDAPVEYIACAQEWVDAGKGEDWARWWRTDKGAEDVTYTQFMGKDNVPFHTLSFPVTIFGSGEPWKLVDYIKSFNYLNYDGGQFSTSRGRGVFMDQALEILPADYWRWWLLSHAPESSDSEFTWENFQSSVNKDLADVLGNFVSRVTKFCRSKFSEAVPEGGDYGPEELALIEDISARVTAYQAHMDAMEVRKSAQELRAIWVAGNEYLQTVAPWSTFKEDPAKAAVQIRLALNLIPLYAVLSAPFIPDAAASLLESMNAEATEWPSDVAAALSALKAGHAFTVPDVTFRKITDDERDEWQEKFAGTRD, from the coding sequence ATGGCGCGCCACCTTATTACCTCTGCCATTCCTTATATCAACGGCATCAAGCATCTGGGCAATCTGGTGGGCAGCCAGCTGCCGGCGGATCTGTTTGCGCGATATCAGCGCGCGCGCGGGCATGAGGTTCTGTTTCTTTGCGCGACGGATGAGCATGGCACGCCTGCGGAATTGGCAGCGGCCAAGGCCGGGAAGCCTGTGGCCGAATATTGTGCCGAGATGCATGAGGTTCAGGCCAAGATCGCCGAAGGCTTCCGTCTGTCTTTTGATCACTTTGGGCGCTCTTCGTCAGAGCAAAACCAGAAGCTGACCCAACATTTCGCTGGACAACTGGCAGATAACGGTTTGATCCGCGAAGTCTCTGAGACGCAGATCTATTCCAATGCGGACGGGCGCTTCCTGCCAGATCGGTATATCGAAGGCACCTGCCCGAATTGTGGCTTTGAATCCGCGCGTGGCGACCAATGTGACAATTGCACCAAGCAGTTGGATCCAACCGATCTGATCAACCCCTATTCCACGATTTCAGGCTCCACTGATCTTGAGGAGCGCGAGACCAAGCATCTCTATCTGCGCCAATCCGAGATGCGCGAAAAGCTCGGCGAGTGGATCGACAGCAAGCATGACTGGCCGGTTCTGACCACTTCGATTGCGAAGAAATGGCTGAACGACGGCGACGGCCTGCAAGATCGCGGCATCACTCGGGATCTGGACTGGGGTGTGCCGGTCAAAAAGGGCGACGAAGACTGGCCGGGCATGGAAGGCAAGGTCTTCTACGTTTGGTTCGATGCGCCGGTGGAATATATCGCCTGTGCCCAAGAATGGGTCGATGCAGGCAAAGGCGAGGACTGGGCGCGCTGGTGGCGCACGGACAAGGGCGCAGAGGATGTGACCTATACCCAGTTCATGGGCAAGGATAACGTGCCGTTCCACACTCTGTCGTTCCCAGTCACGATCTTTGGCTCGGGAGAGCCTTGGAAGCTCGTGGATTACATCAAATCCTTCAACTACTTGAACTATGATGGCGGCCAGTTCAGCACCTCGCGTGGGCGCGGTGTGTTCATGGATCAGGCGCTTGAGATCCTGCCTGCGGATTATTGGCGCTGGTGGCTCTTGAGCCATGCGCCGGAAAGCAGCGACAGTGAGTTCACCTGGGAGAACTTCCAGAGCTCGGTCAACAAAGACCTTGCTGACGTGCTTGGCAACTTTGTCAGCCGCGTCACCAAGTTCTGCCGCTCTAAGTTTAGCGAGGCCGTGCCCGAAGGCGGCGATTATGGCCCCGAGGAACTGGCGCTGATCGAAGACATCTCGGCGCGTGTGACGGCCTATCAAGCGCATATGGATGCGATGGAAGTGCGCAAATCCGCCCAAGAACTGCGCGCAATTTGGGTCGCGGGTAATGAATACCTGCAGACCGTCGCCCCTTGGTCGACGTTCAAAGAAGATCCTGCGAAAGCCGCTGTACAAATCCGTTTGGCGCTAAACCTGATCCCGCTTTACGCGGTTCTGTCTGCGCCGTTTATTCCGGACGCCGCAGCCTCTTTGCTAGAGAGCATGAACGCCGAAGCCACCGAATGGCCAAGCGATGTCGCGGCGGCGCTTTCCGCTCTGAAAGCGGGTCACGCCTTCACCGTTCCCGACGTGACCTTCCGCAAGATCACCGATGATGAACGCGATGAATGGCAAGAAAAGTTCGCGGGCACACGGGACTGA
- a CDS encoding tetratricopeptide repeat protein, whose protein sequence is MAPNERVAEEFSQQMWELWTEAPDATAQALLDRGMEKRAGFDFLGAIEALSELIDYCPTYAEGWNQRAFVHFLRQDFPAARDDLAQARSLNPRHVGVLTGQGLTFLALGQEAEAQDALAAAVELNPWVQERHLLRAPPPKPGEDL, encoded by the coding sequence ATGGCGCCCAATGAGCGCGTGGCCGAGGAATTCTCTCAACAGATGTGGGAGCTTTGGACGGAGGCTCCGGACGCGACGGCGCAGGCCTTGCTGGATCGCGGGATGGAGAAACGCGCGGGCTTTGATTTTCTTGGTGCGATTGAGGCCTTGAGCGAATTGATTGACTATTGCCCGACCTATGCCGAGGGCTGGAACCAGCGCGCCTTCGTGCATTTCCTGCGCCAGGATTTCCCAGCCGCGCGTGATGATCTGGCCCAAGCGCGGTCCCTGAACCCACGCCATGTCGGAGTTCTTACGGGGCAGGGGCTGACCTTTCTGGCCCTTGGGCAAGAGGCCGAAGCGCAAGACGCTTTGGCCGCAGCCGTCGAGCTGAACCCATGGGTTCAAGAACGCCATCTCTTACGGGCTCCGCCTCCAAAGCCGGGCGAAGACCTTTAG
- a CDS encoding Lrp/AsnC family transcriptional regulator, which yields MQSEKLDLDGFDHKILRVLARNGRISITDLAREIGLSKSPTQARVRRLEGEGAIIGYRAMLDPIKLGFNHVAFVEVKLSDTKEKALQAFNEAVSKVQEIEQAHMIASNFDYLLKVRTSDMEAYRRVLGEKISALPHVASTSTFVAMEAVKEIGLGNVT from the coding sequence ATGCAAAGTGAAAAACTGGACCTTGACGGTTTTGACCACAAAATCCTGCGCGTGCTGGCGCGCAACGGGCGGATCTCGATCACGGATCTGGCGCGCGAGATCGGCTTGTCCAAAAGCCCGACACAGGCGCGGGTGCGCCGACTGGAAGGCGAAGGGGCCATCATTGGCTATCGCGCGATGTTGGATCCGATCAAACTGGGGTTCAACCACGTGGCCTTTGTCGAGGTGAAACTCTCGGACACCAAGGAAAAGGCCCTGCAGGCGTTCAATGAGGCGGTTTCCAAGGTTCAGGAAATCGAGCAAGCCCATATGATTGCGAGCAATTTCGACTATCTGCTGAAAGTGCGCACCAGCGATATGGAGGCCTATCGGCGCGTACTTGGGGAAAAGATTTCGGCGCTGCCGCATGTGGCCAGCACCTCGACCTTTGTCGCGATGGAGGCAGTCAAGGAAATCGGTCTCGGGAATGTGACTTGA
- a CDS encoding MFS transporter, with the protein MRLFISFSALFLSVILLQLSNGGVGPLDALSGIALGFTTAEIGLLGSAHYLGFFIGCWWAPRLMGDVGHSRAFAVFTAIGAIGLLMHFLIIDPIAWAIMRIAAGFCIAGSYTVIEAWLHAKLTNDIRGRAMGTYRVVDMGASLAAQMVISVLEPASYVSYNILALVCCAAIIPLTLTKASQPSMPETPRLRPQLALISSPLAVAGVIVAGITSASFRMVGPVYGQEIGLTQAQIGWFLASFVAGGALAQLPMGWLADKYDRRWVLIWISAGSIVACAATATLGGPPTMTLILGAFAGFVTFPVFSIASAHANDFASDDQRVELAASLMFFFAVGAIAAPYVASTLIAGFGPSALFVLISVGHGFLVAFGLWRMRSRPTEEDRTRYIWAPRTSFIIGRLTGRTQRSEDRKG; encoded by the coding sequence ATGCGCCTCTTCATTTCCTTCTCTGCTCTCTTCCTGTCTGTCATCCTGCTGCAACTCTCAAACGGCGGGGTTGGTCCGCTGGATGCGCTCAGCGGCATCGCACTAGGGTTCACCACCGCAGAAATCGGCCTCTTGGGCTCGGCGCACTACCTTGGGTTCTTTATTGGTTGCTGGTGGGCCCCCCGCTTGATGGGAGACGTCGGCCACTCGCGCGCCTTCGCGGTCTTTACGGCCATCGGAGCCATCGGCCTCTTGATGCACTTCCTGATCATCGATCCCATCGCCTGGGCGATCATGCGGATCGCCGCTGGGTTCTGTATCGCAGGCAGCTATACGGTGATTGAGGCCTGGCTCCATGCCAAGCTGACCAATGACATCCGTGGCCGCGCCATGGGCACCTATCGTGTTGTCGATATGGGTGCCTCCCTTGCGGCGCAAATGGTGATTTCTGTTTTAGAACCAGCGTCTTATGTCTCCTACAACATCCTTGCCTTGGTCTGTTGCGCGGCGATCATTCCCCTGACATTGACCAAAGCCAGCCAGCCCTCCATGCCCGAGACTCCTCGTCTGCGGCCGCAACTGGCCCTGATCAGCTCCCCCCTCGCGGTGGCGGGTGTGATCGTTGCTGGCATCACCTCGGCCAGTTTTCGTATGGTCGGACCGGTCTATGGCCAAGAAATCGGACTGACGCAGGCCCAAATCGGTTGGTTCCTTGCGTCCTTTGTCGCGGGCGGCGCGCTCGCGCAATTGCCGATGGGCTGGCTTGCCGACAAATACGACCGGCGTTGGGTTCTGATTTGGATCTCGGCGGGGTCTATCGTGGCCTGCGCTGCGACGGCGACCCTCGGAGGGCCACCGACTATGACTCTGATCCTCGGAGCCTTTGCTGGGTTTGTCACCTTTCCCGTCTTCTCCATCGCCTCGGCACACGCCAATGACTTTGCCAGCGACGATCAACGGGTCGAGCTGGCCGCAAGCCTCATGTTTTTCTTTGCCGTCGGTGCGATTGCCGCACCTTATGTGGCGTCGACGTTGATCGCAGGCTTTGGCCCCTCTGCCCTATTTGTTCTGATCTCGGTCGGTCACGGGTTCCTTGTCGCTTTCGGCCTCTGGCGGATGCGGTCGCGACCCACCGAAGAAGACCGCACGCGTTACATCTGGGCACCACGTACGTCCTTCATCATCGGTCGCCTAACAGGACGGACGCAGCGCTCTGAAGACCGTAAGGGATGA
- a CDS encoding Glu/Leu/Phe/Val family dehydrogenase: protein MSVANEPSFRESVDLMFNRAVGLLDLPPGLEEKIRVCNATYTVRFGVRLRGEIKTFTGYRSVHSEHMEPVKGGIRYATSVNQDEVEALAALMTYKCALVEAPFGGSKGGLCIDPREWDEYELEQITRRFAYELAKRDLIHPSQNVPAPDMGTGEREMAWMADQYARMNTTDINARACVTGKPLNAGGIAGRVEATGRGVEYALQEFFRDVRDVQKANMSGTLDGKRVIVQGLGNVGYHAAKFLSEEDGCKIVGIIERDGALTNPDGLNVEDVRAWIVKHDGVKGFPDASYTENGAAVMEEECDILIPAAMEGVINLSNADRIKAPLIIEAANGPVTAGADKILREKGCVIIPDMYANAGGVTVSYFEWVKNLSHIRFGRMQRRQEESRHQLVVDQLENLSASVGDSWSLDATFKEKYLKGAGELELVRSGLDDTMRIAYQSMRDIWHGRDDVQDLRMAAYLVSIDKVASSYRAKGL, encoded by the coding sequence ATGAGCGTAGCAAACGAACCAAGTTTCAGAGAAAGCGTAGATTTGATGTTCAACCGGGCGGTTGGACTGTTGGATCTTCCGCCGGGATTAGAGGAAAAAATCCGAGTATGTAATGCCACCTACACTGTGCGTTTCGGCGTGCGGCTGCGCGGAGAGATCAAGACCTTCACCGGTTATCGCTCTGTGCATTCTGAACACATGGAGCCTGTGAAAGGCGGCATACGCTATGCCACCTCTGTTAACCAGGACGAGGTCGAGGCGCTGGCAGCGCTGATGACCTATAAATGCGCCCTGGTTGAGGCGCCCTTTGGTGGTTCCAAAGGTGGCCTGTGCATCGATCCGCGCGAATGGGATGAATATGAACTCGAGCAGATCACCCGCCGTTTTGCCTATGAGCTTGCCAAACGCGACTTGATCCACCCTTCCCAAAACGTCCCAGCGCCGGACATGGGCACAGGCGAACGCGAGATGGCCTGGATGGCCGATCAATATGCGCGGATGAACACCACTGACATCAACGCGCGCGCCTGTGTGACAGGCAAGCCGCTTAATGCGGGCGGTATCGCTGGCCGTGTTGAGGCCACCGGTCGTGGCGTCGAATATGCGCTGCAGGAATTCTTCCGAGATGTCCGTGACGTTCAGAAAGCCAACATGTCAGGCACACTGGATGGCAAGCGCGTCATCGTGCAGGGTCTTGGCAACGTGGGCTATCATGCGGCGAAATTCCTCAGCGAAGAGGATGGCTGTAAGATCGTCGGTATTATCGAGCGCGACGGGGCTTTGACCAACCCAGACGGGCTGAACGTAGAGGATGTCCGCGCGTGGATCGTCAAGCATGACGGCGTCAAAGGCTTCCCGGATGCGAGCTACACCGAAAACGGTGCGGCGGTCATGGAAGAAGAGTGCGACATCCTGATCCCTGCGGCGATGGAAGGGGTCATCAACCTCTCCAATGCTGATCGCATCAAAGCGCCGCTGATCATCGAGGCTGCGAACGGTCCGGTCACTGCGGGTGCAGACAAGATCCTGCGCGAAAAGGGCTGTGTGATCATTCCGGATATGTATGCCAACGCCGGCGGTGTGACCGTGTCCTACTTTGAGTGGGTCAAGAACCTCAGCCACATCCGCTTTGGCCGTATGCAGCGTCGTCAGGAAGAAAGCCGGCACCAATTGGTGGTCGACCAGCTCGAAAACCTGTCGGCCAGCGTCGGCGACTCCTGGAGCTTGGATGCGACCTTTAAAGAGAAATACCTGAAAGGCGCGGGCGAGCTGGAGTTGGTGCGCTCGGGTCTGGATGACACAATGCGGATTGCCTACCAGTCTATGCGCGACATCTGGCATGGGCGCGATGATGTGCAGGATCTGCGAATGGCGGCTTATCTGGTGTCCATCGACAAAGTTGCATCGAGCTATCGCGCGAAGGGCCTCTAA
- a CDS encoding TadE/TadG family type IV pilus assembly protein yields the protein MIRRTTSFLRRFKRDEDGNAVVEFALLVPIFIFFMMAAVEVGMMSIRNTMLERGLDQTVRWIRLNTGAAPTHNELKQMICAQEVVPDCMENLQLEMVRRDIRNWQALPTEVSCTDRALEVQPMANLSFGMDNELMILRACAKYEPIFPSTWFTNELTLDESGDARLIAMTAFVQEPR from the coding sequence ATGATCCGCCGTACGACATCATTTCTGCGCCGCTTTAAGCGCGATGAGGACGGCAACGCCGTCGTCGAATTCGCCCTATTGGTGCCGATCTTCATCTTCTTCATGATGGCCGCTGTCGAAGTCGGTATGATGTCGATCCGCAATACAATGCTGGAACGTGGACTGGATCAGACCGTCCGCTGGATCCGCCTGAATACTGGTGCGGCTCCGACTCACAATGAGCTCAAACAGATGATATGTGCCCAAGAGGTTGTGCCGGATTGCATGGAAAATCTGCAGTTGGAAATGGTGCGTCGCGACATCCGCAACTGGCAAGCTCTGCCAACCGAAGTCTCCTGCACGGATCGTGCCCTAGAAGTTCAACCTATGGCGAACCTTAGCTTTGGGATGGACAACGAACTCATGATCCTGCGCGCCTGCGCCAAATACGAACCGATCTTTCCAAGCACATGGTTCACCAATGAACTCACTCTGGATGAGTCAGGGGACGCCCGCCTGATCGCCATGACCGCCTTTGTGCAGGAGCCACGCTAA
- a CDS encoding ImuA family protein: MSTHPLKRGRERPVPELTLAPDIALRLGRLHEACGSARRSLALWVASRMQGPVFWISPPWTVEQLYPQGIKHLLHPGRVTFLSPTRAEDVLWTLEEVLRSGEVPLAIGDLPGIPALTPVRRLHLAAEQGGAAAGRMPLGLILTPGDGGAAGVESRWQMEPRHTRGLNNWDLKRLRARTAPVKDWPVTMGARGFALAQHKKIATDTTKVKNDLEKVE; the protein is encoded by the coding sequence ATGTCGACTCATCCCCTCAAACGCGGCCGCGAACGCCCTGTGCCGGAATTAACCCTTGCGCCGGATATCGCCCTCAGGCTGGGGCGGCTGCATGAGGCCTGTGGGTCAGCGCGCCGGTCTCTGGCGCTTTGGGTGGCCAGCCGGATGCAGGGGCCAGTGTTCTGGATATCTCCGCCCTGGACGGTGGAGCAGCTTTATCCGCAGGGGATCAAACATCTGCTGCATCCGGGGCGCGTGACGTTTCTGTCACCCACACGGGCGGAGGATGTGCTCTGGACGCTTGAAGAGGTTCTGCGCAGTGGCGAGGTGCCGCTTGCGATTGGGGATCTGCCGGGCATTCCCGCGCTGACACCCGTGCGGCGCTTGCATCTGGCCGCCGAACAGGGCGGCGCGGCGGCGGGGCGCATGCCTTTGGGGCTGATCCTGACGCCTGGGGATGGAGGTGCTGCGGGCGTCGAAAGCCGCTGGCAAATGGAGCCGCGCCACACGCGGGGTTTGAACAACTGGGATCTGAAACGGCTGCGCGCGCGGACCGCGCCGGTCAAGGACTGGCCTGTGACCATGGGCGCACGTGGCTTTGCGCTGGCGCAGCACAAGAAAATCGCGACGGACACAACAAAGGTGAAAAACGACCTCGAGAAGGTCGAATAA
- a CDS encoding TadE/TadG family type IV pilus assembly protein — protein MNRLRRFAKQFQRDESGSMIFFGIIVFLVMLLVGGIGVDFMHAEMRRTKLQDTLDRAVLAAASLDQDLPARDVIQDYFAKADMSDHLGDVTVDEGLGYKSVTATADTTMDTQFMNLAGVSSLAMSAASAAEERIGGVEISLVLDVSGSMGWNSRLTNLKVAAKDFIDTLTTTTEPGKLSISIVPYATQVSAPSNLMAELNVTSEHSYSNCVNFSADDYEETGLDFTETLQRTMHFSPWSDYDGRPYDPKRLVSSPVCEPDTDASRQIQVLQNDANALKTFVDSMWAGGNTSIDVGMKWGTVLLDPSMQPAIGNLITAGAVPGDFVERPYSFDAGQTLKVIVLMTDGQNTSQYYIEPDYREGESNIWWNDQEEKYSVYIGQDTGDEDNDGNTEEPMYYWPHLDTWRDHAYGEGTYEETQVTWKCRSYRRNGSCRRYRKIKKVVTVNEPGSAEVLSYADLWAYTSIEHNVEHHYEPWMDYWDAQADWYDGVFDAVGSTEKNNRTKDICDEAKDEGIVVFTIGFEAPSSGQAVLKDCASSDSHYFDVQGLEISDAFSAIASSIRQLRLTQ, from the coding sequence GTGAACAGACTTCGGCGCTTTGCCAAGCAGTTTCAGCGTGACGAAAGCGGAAGCATGATCTTTTTCGGGATCATTGTCTTTCTGGTTATGCTTTTGGTGGGCGGCATTGGCGTCGACTTTATGCATGCTGAAATGCGCCGCACGAAGCTGCAGGATACTCTGGACCGCGCGGTGCTTGCGGCGGCCTCATTGGATCAGGATCTTCCCGCCCGGGATGTCATCCAGGACTATTTTGCCAAAGCCGACATGAGTGATCACCTGGGTGATGTCACCGTGGACGAAGGGCTTGGATATAAATCTGTGACAGCCACCGCCGATACAACGATGGACACGCAGTTCATGAATCTGGCTGGCGTCAGCTCGCTTGCCATGTCCGCCGCCAGCGCCGCTGAAGAGCGTATTGGTGGCGTTGAGATTTCCTTGGTTCTGGACGTCTCAGGCTCTATGGGCTGGAACTCGCGCCTGACCAACCTCAAAGTCGCGGCCAAAGACTTTATCGACACACTCACAACAACAACAGAGCCCGGCAAGCTGTCGATCTCTATCGTTCCCTATGCCACACAGGTCTCTGCCCCCAGCAATCTTATGGCAGAGCTGAATGTCACAAGTGAGCACAGCTACTCGAACTGCGTCAATTTTAGCGCAGACGACTATGAAGAGACGGGATTGGATTTCACCGAGACCCTGCAGCGCACCATGCATTTCAGCCCATGGAGCGATTATGACGGACGTCCCTATGATCCAAAGCGCTTGGTTAGTAGCCCGGTCTGCGAACCCGACACCGATGCAAGCCGCCAAATTCAAGTTCTGCAAAACGATGCAAATGCGCTGAAAACCTTCGTCGACTCGATGTGGGCCGGAGGGAACACCTCCATTGACGTTGGCATGAAATGGGGCACCGTTCTGTTGGATCCATCGATGCAGCCCGCGATCGGCAATCTGATCACAGCAGGTGCCGTCCCCGGTGATTTTGTTGAACGCCCCTATTCCTTTGACGCGGGCCAGACGCTAAAGGTCATCGTTCTGATGACCGACGGTCAGAACACGTCGCAGTACTACATTGAACCGGACTATCGCGAGGGTGAGTCCAACATCTGGTGGAACGACCAAGAAGAGAAATATTCCGTCTATATCGGCCAAGACACCGGCGATGAGGACAACGACGGCAACACCGAAGAACCGATGTATTATTGGCCCCATCTGGATACCTGGCGTGACCACGCTTATGGCGAAGGTACCTATGAGGAAACTCAAGTAACGTGGAAATGCCGGTCTTACCGCCGCAACGGATCCTGCCGCCGCTATCGTAAGATTAAGAAGGTGGTGACCGTGAATGAACCCGGCTCCGCCGAAGTTCTGAGCTATGCTGACCTCTGGGCCTATACCTCGATTGAACACAACGTCGAGCACCACTATGAGCCGTGGATGGACTATTGGGACGCGCAAGCGGACTGGTATGATGGCGTCTTTGACGCGGTCGGCAGCACCGAGAAGAACAACCGCACCAAGGACATCTGTGACGAAGCCAAGGATGAAGGGATCGTGGTCTTTACCATCGGCTTTGAAGCCCCCTCTTCCGGTCAAGCGGTCCTGAAAGACTGCGCTAGCTCGGACAGCCACTACTTTGACGTGCAAGGTCTTGAAATCAGTGATGCATTCTCGGCCATTGCCTCATCCATTCGCCAACTAAGGCTGACCCAATGA
- a CDS encoding TadE/TadG family type IV pilus assembly protein produces MFAQKILRSLKNFRDDTRGVVSVEMVLILPLLFWSFAAVATFFDAYRTRSLAEKAAFTISDMLSRETNAVTAQYITNTRALFDELANSRSASSLRVSVISWNSALNAYEVDWSEARGDELVALQNSDMTALEPLLPVMSESDDLILVETLNDYSPRLNVGIGDVSIDTFVFTRPRYAPQLVFQS; encoded by the coding sequence ATGTTTGCGCAAAAGATACTGAGATCACTCAAGAATTTCCGCGATGATACAAGAGGTGTTGTCTCGGTCGAGATGGTTCTGATCCTACCGCTGCTGTTCTGGTCTTTCGCGGCCGTCGCGACCTTCTTTGACGCCTATCGCACGCGGTCCTTGGCCGAGAAAGCAGCCTTTACCATCAGTGACATGCTGTCACGCGAAACAAATGCGGTCACGGCGCAATATATCACCAACACACGGGCCCTGTTTGACGAATTGGCAAACTCTCGGTCCGCAAGCTCTCTGCGCGTGAGTGTGATCAGCTGGAATTCAGCCCTCAATGCCTATGAGGTCGACTGGTCCGAAGCCCGTGGGGACGAATTGGTCGCCCTGCAAAACTCGGACATGACGGCGCTTGAGCCTCTGCTTCCTGTGATGTCAGAAAGCGATGATCTGATCCTGGTGGAAACTTTGAACGACTACTCTCCGCGACTGAATGTGGGCATTGGGGACGTCTCTATCGACACCTTCGTCTTTACCCGCCCCCGTTATGCGCCGCAGTTGGTGTTCCAGAGCTAG